TCTTGTGCTACTTTGTTTTTCAGTTCTTCTTCTCTTATGTTTTTATACTTCATTTATCGTCTTTGTTCGTCTGTTAGGTGTTGTCTTACAATTGGTGCTAACGTTCCCACGCTTGGCGTTCGTGCGGGATTTCGGAGCACAAAACTGTCAGCCCAGCACAAAAGCCCAATTGGAAAACTGAACTTGAATTAACCAACGTCACCCCGCATGACGCCAAACGTGTGTTGGTGGCTGTTGTTCTTTCTTTATTCTGGTAGTTGTCCATTAGTTATCCAATAACTAAATTTTCTGTCAAGTATGTTAAAACAACCTTGTAAACTAGCTTGGTCATTTAAGCTTTTTGAAAGTCTGTCAAAATTTACATAGTCCAAGTCTTTCATAGCAATCTTTCTACTTTCCTTTCTCTTCTCTTCAAATTGGACGAGGAAATTTCTTAATACTCCTTTCTTTGAATTGCCATAGGTCTTAAATAACCAATAGTATACCGGAAGTAAACCTGATGAGGCAAGCAATGGGTCTTTTGTTATAAATGCATCACTCATTTGTCCCACAACCAATTTTATAGTTTTCATAGCACTAGTAAAGTCTAATTCTGCCTTTAAAGCGTCTTCAACTAATTTATCGATATGTATTTTTTTAGTGTCTACAAATTTGCCTCTGAACTCTAATAGTAGAATTTTTGCAGCAACATTTGAATCTTGCCCTCTCTTAGTGTTAAACTTAACTCTGTCTGTAAACAAATCAAGTTTTACAATTTCATTTAACAATTTAGGAACTACACCTTTCATTGCAGTTCTCAATTCTGCACCTGTAAGAGGCTTACTCTTATTAAGCCTTATAAAGAGTTCATTAATCATTCCTTCACTGTCAGTTATTATACTTCTTACAGAAAGATTAAAATTTTCAAACCGACTTGCAAGTTTTGGATATTTTGATTTTAGGTCCTTAAAACTCAAACCGCCTAAATAAATGTTGGGGTCTTCAAGTAAAACGAATTCTTTGTCAAGTGTTAATTTGTTTTCATAAAAATCAAACATTGCTTCAAACCTTTGTTTTCCATCGACAACCGCATAAGGTTTTCTCTTCTCATTCAGTGCTGAATTGAAAAAAGTAAAATCAGCAATGTAAATTTTAGGAATATCAAAACCATTCAATATTGAATCAATAAGGTATGATTTGTCTTTGTCTGTCCAAATCCTACCTTTTCTTTGATAGGATGGTTTAAAGTCAATATTATCCCGTTGGTCATACCACCAACTTAATGTTTTTGGGTCAAAATCTCTAAGTGTAAACATATTATATATCGAATTTGAAAAATCTCATTACTTCTTTTCCTAAACCTTCTAGGTCAGGATACACAACCGAATCTGTTATACCAAGAGAAGTTAATGATTGAAGTAGGTTACTAATCTTGTTACTTGGGAAAACAATTTTCATTAAACAATCTTGTTTGTATTTTTCATCTACATAGGTTTTTTCCATTGGCTGTACTTTCTTTCCAAACACTGTGAAAACTCCACGTTGAGCGACAATTCTCGGACTATTATGTGTGCCAAAAATTGCAACAGGTTTTTCTCTCATTCCGTCAAATTTAATCCTTGGTTTATAACTTTCTAAAAAGTGCTCTTGGACAGATAAAATACCTTGATTGTATGTATAGTCTTTTAGTGACTCTCTATTCCAAGCAACAGGGTCAAGAACCCAAACAGCTACATCATCTTTATAAACTTTTTTCTTTGCTTCAATTTCATACTTGGCACTTGTTAATGCAAAATATAGTGCAATAAATGGATTTTCCGTCCAATCAAGAAGTCTTGTAGGAATTCTATAATGTTGCATAAAAAACAAGGTTTCCCAATCATTTGTTTTGTCTAGAGGTCGTGAAAGAAATGGAACAGACCTTTGATTAAATCTGTCAATGATTCGTGTTTCCATTTCAATAATTTTTTCGTCTTGCGTAATTTCAGAATGTCTGTGAATTGATGGCGAAAGTGTATAGCTACTTTTTCCTGTCCCACGAAACCATAAAATATAGTCTGTCGAACTTTGTAATTTCTCTTCAATAAAACTAGAATACTGTTTTAATGTCGAAATAGTTTTAATGTTTAATGTTGTCGCCATATTTCTTTATGTTACGTCTGTCTTTTACAATTGCCACCAACGTCAGTCTGTGAAAAAAATATTTTTTCAGTATTTACAAATGTAAAATAATTTCAATAATTTTAAGGGGAAATAAATAAAAAAAATGCCTCAAATACAAGGTATCAACCGAGAACAAATCACTTTTTCAAACCTTGAAAGTCAGATAGCAAAAGACAATGAGATTCGATTTATAGATGCATTTGTAGATAAGCTGGATTTAAAACAACTCGGTATTCAATCGCTCATTCAGAGGGAAAAGAAAAAAGCCGGGAGAGCATCTTTTGAAGATGCACTTTTTTTAAAACTGTATCTATATGCCTATTTAAACGGATTAAGAAGCAGTCGTAAATTAGAGAAAGAAGCTGTTCGTAATATTGAGTTGCAGTGGTTGCTCAAAGGACTTTGTCCGAACTATCATTCTATTGCCGACTTCCGAAAGATTAATGCTGTGGCACTAAAAAGCTTATTTAAGTTGTTTGTGTTGTTTTTGAAAGAAGCGGGCTTGATTGGTGGTAATGTGATTGCCGTAGATGGCACCAAAATAAGAGGGAGCAACAGTAAAAAGAATAACTATAACCCCAAAAAGATTGAAAGGCATCTGGCATATATCGAAGAAAAAACAGAACAATATTTAGAGCAGTTAGATAAAGCCGATAGGGAAGAAAACCAAGTCCAGAGTCTATCCATTAGTGATGTAGAAGATAAATTAGCCAAGCTGAAAACACATAAGATCAAGTACGAACAATTAGCCAAGCAACTAGAAGAGAATAAAGAGCCACAGGTAAGCACTACTGACCCTGATGCAAGAGCCCTATTGGTTCGAGGTGTAGTGGTAGAAGTAGGCTACAATGTACAAGCAGCCGTAGATGCACAGCACAGCTTGGTAGTAGCCACACACACCATCAATCGCAACGATAAAAATGCCTTGTACGATATAAGCAGCGAAGCCAAAGAGAATATAAAAGCAGAAGCCCTCACGGTTATAGCCGACAAAGGATATCACACCGGAAAAGAATTGCAATCATGTCAGGCAGCAGCAATAGAAACAATAGTAGCAAGGCAAGAGATAGTGAACAGCAACGAAGGTGGCACACAACCTGAGTACCTCATTCAACACTTTAAGTACAACCAGGAAACCGATACGTACACCTGTCCGCAAGGCGAAACACTGCATACCACAGGCAAATTGCATACAAAAAAGCGCAGTGAAGACATCTCCTATCAATTTAAAAAGTACCGAAGTACAGCTTGCAATACATGCCCTGTAAAACACCTCTGCACCGGCAGACAGGATGGTCGAAGGGAAATAGAACGCAGTGAATATGCCGAAGCGGTAGAGAGAAACAAAACGAACTATGAATCCAACGCAGAGTTATACCGCAAACGGCAGGAGCTAAACGAACATATCTTTGGCACAATCAAACGGCAGTGGAATTTGTATTACACCAATTTGAGAGGATTAAAAAAAGTGAATGGAGAGCTGGCACTCATCATGACTGTTTACAATATAAAACGCGCCAAGAACATCTTAGGCTTTGATAGACTGATGGAAGTGCTGAAAAATTGGACACCAAAGTATCCAGGAGGATATTTTTCAATTAAAAGTAGACTTCATCAGCCGCGGCTGATAAGCCAATATACGCCCATTAATTTTTTCCAAGAAAATATCGCTGCATAAAATCAAGCCATCTTAAAACAGAGAAGAGCACTTCTACATTAATTTTAAAAGC
Above is a window of Bacteroidia bacterium DNA encoding:
- a CDS encoding DUF262 domain-containing protein, with amino-acid sequence MFTLRDFDPKTLSWWYDQRDNIDFKPSYQRKGRIWTDKDKSYLIDSILNGFDIPKIYIADFTFFNSALNEKRKPYAVVDGKQRFEAMFDFYENKLTLDKEFVLLEDPNIYLGGLSFKDLKSKYPKLASRFENFNLSVRSIITDSEGMINELFIRLNKSKPLTGAELRTAMKGVVPKLLNEIVKLDLFTDRVKFNTKRGQDSNVAAKILLLEFRGKFVDTKKIHIDKLVEDALKAELDFTSAMKTIKLVVGQMSDAFITKDPLLASSGLLPVYYWLFKTYGNSKKGVLRNFLVQFEEKRKESRKIAMKDLDYVNFDRLSKSLNDQASLQGCFNILDRKFSYWITNGQLPE
- a CDS encoding FRG domain-containing protein yields the protein MATTLNIKTISTLKQYSSFIEEKLQSSTDYILWFRGTGKSSYTLSPSIHRHSEITQDEKIIEMETRIIDRFNQRSVPFLSRPLDKTNDWETLFFMQHYRIPTRLLDWTENPFIALYFALTSAKYEIEAKKKVYKDDVAVWVLDPVAWNRESLKDYTYNQGILSVQEHFLESYKPRIKFDGMREKPVAIFGTHNSPRIVAQRGVFTVFGKKVQPMEKTYVDEKYKQDCLMKIVFPSNKISNLLQSLTSLGITDSVVYPDLEGLGKEVMRFFKFDI
- a CDS encoding IS1182 family transposase, coding for MPQIQGINREQITFSNLESQIAKDNEIRFIDAFVDKLDLKQLGIQSLIQREKKKAGRASFEDALFLKLYLYAYLNGLRSSRKLEKEAVRNIELQWLLKGLCPNYHSIADFRKINAVALKSLFKLFVLFLKEAGLIGGNVIAVDGTKIRGSNSKKNNYNPKKIERHLAYIEEKTEQYLEQLDKADREENQVQSLSISDVEDKLAKLKTHKIKYEQLAKQLEENKEPQVSTTDPDARALLVRGVVVEVGYNVQAAVDAQHSLVVATHTINRNDKNALYDISSEAKENIKAEALTVIADKGYHTGKELQSCQAAAIETIVARQEIVNSNEGGTQPEYLIQHFKYNQETDTYTCPQGETLHTTGKLHTKKRSEDISYQFKKYRSTACNTCPVKHLCTGRQDGRREIERSEYAEAVERNKTNYESNAELYRKRQELNEHIFGTIKRQWNLYYTNLRGLKKVNGELALIMTVYNIKRAKNILGFDRLMEVLKNWTPKYPGGYFSIKSRLHQPRLISQYTPINFFQENIAA